Proteins from a genomic interval of Youhaiella tibetensis:
- a CDS encoding TetR/AcrR family transcriptional regulator translates to MDERPEGLRERKKRQTRARIQQVALELFLSKGFEATTTEEIARAADVSTGTLFNYFPTKEALVADDYDPLFLGLLEDRPLDEPVLASLRQAFRAGLATVMDQDKDSMVARARLARQVPALRAAAALDHARSGEVLCTIIAQRTGGEAASLSVRVAAATIVAALEAALAAWLDGDCRGDIVEMADAALDAVERGSGALLAVRPRP, encoded by the coding sequence ATGGACGAACGGCCCGAGGGTTTGCGTGAACGCAAGAAGCGCCAGACCCGCGCACGCATTCAGCAGGTGGCGCTCGAGCTGTTCCTGAGCAAGGGGTTCGAGGCCACCACGACCGAGGAAATCGCGCGTGCCGCCGATGTTTCCACCGGGACGCTGTTCAACTACTTCCCCACCAAGGAGGCACTGGTGGCGGACGACTATGATCCGCTTTTTCTTGGGCTCCTGGAGGATCGTCCGCTGGACGAACCGGTGCTGGCCAGTCTGAGGCAGGCGTTCCGCGCCGGCCTGGCAACGGTAATGGACCAGGACAAGGATTCGATGGTGGCGCGCGCCCGGTTGGCGCGACAGGTTCCCGCGCTCCGCGCCGCGGCGGCGCTTGACCACGCGCGTAGCGGTGAGGTGCTGTGCACGATCATCGCGCAACGGACCGGTGGCGAGGCGGCTTCGCTCTCGGTGCGGGTGGCGGCGGCAACGATCGTGGCAGCGCTCGAGGCTGCGCTGGCGGCCTGGCTGGATGGGGACTGCAGGGGTGACATAGTGGAAATGGCCGATGCCGCGCTCGATGCGGTCGAGCGCGGGTCCGGCGCGTTGCTGGCCGTCAGGCCCAGACCTTGA
- a CDS encoding FAD-dependent monooxygenase, whose amino-acid sequence MSCIKTVLISGAGVAGPTLAWYLSRAGVACTLVERAGSLRSSGSPVDVRGPAVSVAEEMGIMPALRAAASAVEEIGFFDDRAHEKGRVNLGALQHASGSREVEVPRGDLARCLAGAVKADAEFVFGDSIAALAQDGDGADVRFERGGERRFDLVIGADGLHSRVRRLAFGPETEFVKPLGLFIATLPLPDWPAIARRVEMYNAPGRSAAIHPSTGRALGAFIFRAQPGPEFDLRNEADQRRLIEETYAGSGWHVPAMLRALAQTDEMYFDAVCRVDLPKWSSGRVALLGDAASCVSLFGEGSSLAMAGARTLGEALSGHDDLGAGLQAYEARHRRLVAPRQKGIGANAAVLVPRTAWGIALRNTATRLWPLAAGAMWMGRAFGSRGSGRAMPAAVA is encoded by the coding sequence ATGTCGTGCATCAAGACCGTCCTGATATCGGGCGCCGGCGTGGCCGGCCCGACCCTGGCCTGGTACCTGTCGCGTGCGGGAGTTGCGTGCACCCTCGTCGAGCGCGCCGGTTCGCTGCGCTCGAGCGGCAGCCCTGTTGACGTGAGGGGGCCGGCGGTCTCCGTTGCGGAAGAAATGGGGATCATGCCCGCGCTACGGGCCGCCGCGAGCGCGGTCGAGGAGATCGGGTTTTTCGATGACAGGGCCCATGAGAAGGGGCGCGTCAATCTCGGCGCGTTGCAGCACGCCTCGGGTAGCCGAGAGGTCGAGGTGCCGCGCGGCGACCTCGCGCGGTGTCTCGCCGGTGCGGTCAAGGCGGATGCCGAGTTCGTCTTCGGGGACAGTATTGCCGCGCTGGCGCAGGACGGGGACGGCGCCGACGTGCGTTTCGAAAGGGGCGGGGAGCGGCGCTTCGACCTCGTAATCGGGGCGGACGGACTGCATTCGCGCGTGCGCCGCCTGGCTTTCGGTCCGGAAACCGAGTTCGTCAAGCCACTGGGGCTGTTCATAGCGACGCTACCACTGCCGGATTGGCCGGCGATAGCGCGGCGGGTGGAGATGTATAATGCACCGGGCCGGTCGGCGGCGATCCATCCGTCCACCGGCCGGGCACTGGGCGCCTTCATTTTCCGCGCACAGCCGGGCCCCGAATTTGATCTTCGCAATGAAGCGGACCAGCGCAGGCTGATCGAAGAGACCTATGCGGGATCGGGCTGGCATGTCCCGGCCATGTTGCGGGCGTTGGCCCAGACGGACGAAATGTATTTCGATGCGGTCTGCCGGGTGGACCTGCCGAAATGGTCGAGCGGCCGGGTTGCCCTGCTCGGCGATGCAGCGTCATGCGTTTCCCTGTTCGGGGAAGGCTCGAGCCTGGCGATGGCGGGCGCGCGGACACTGGGTGAGGCACTCTCCGGCCACGACGATCTCGGAGCGGGTCTCCAAGCCTACGAAGCGCGCCACAGACGGTTGGTGGCGCCGCGGCAGAAAGGCATTGGCGCCAATGCAGCGGTTCTGGTACCGCGCACGGCGTGGGGTATCGCGCTGCGCAATACAGCGACCCGGCTTTGGCCGCTGGCGGCGGGGGCAATGTGGATGGGGCGAGCCTTTGGGAGCAGAGGGAGCGGCCGCGCGATGCCAGCGGCAGTGGCATGA